The Carassius auratus strain Wakin chromosome 40, ASM336829v1, whole genome shotgun sequence genome has a segment encoding these proteins:
- the LOC113059012 gene encoding olfactory receptor 1-like, protein MSSLNASFSQNISIVHPEYFFIVGLSRLPYSSYYYIFLFMIYFITVIGNSIVLLIIALERSLHSPKYIGVFNLALADIGETNALIPNMMKNFLFDSQYISYNACLANMFFVFLFSSIQSVTLVVLSYDRFIAICLPLRYHALVNNTSMFLVFLAVWAFNSSVVGLMVSLITRLSLCESNVIQSYFCDHGPMFRLACNDNSINKIMAFLVSALYLLAPLIIIFLSYMGIFLALIKITTWQERLKALKTCFSHLFLVGIYFLPMCCSYIAALLVSLTPNARVISTSLAYAVPPMLNPIIYVLKTAEIKEIIQKVFKNKSAPIRENISK, encoded by the coding sequence ATGAGTTCTTTAAATGCAAGCTTTTCCCAGAATATCTCCATTGTTCATCCTGAGTACTTTTTCATCGTTGGACTTTCTAGATTACCGTACAGCAGTTATTACTATATATTCttattcatgatttattttattactgtaattGGGAACTCTATAGTGCTTCTCATAATTGCTCTTGAACGAAGCCTGCACAGTCCAAAGTACATCGGTGTGTTTAATTTGGCCTTGGCTGATATTGGTGAAACTAATGCTCTGATTCCTAACATGATGAAGAATTTTCTGTTTGACTCACAGTACATCTCCTACAATGCTTGTTTGGCAAACATGTTCTTTGTGTTCCTCTTCAGTTCTATACAAAGTGTTACTCTTGTTGTTCTGTCATATGATCGCTTCATTGCAATTTGCCTGCCATTAAGATATCATGCTCTTGTAAACAATACCAGTATGTTTTTAGTTTTCTTAGCAGTTTGGGCATTTAATTCTTCTGTTGTGGGCTTGATGGTGTCTTTGATAACCCGACTTTCATTATGTGAATCTAATGTGATACAGAGTTATTTTTGTGATCATGGACCGATGTTTAGGTTAGCATGTAATGACAACAGCATTAATAAGATCATGGCATTTCTTGTCTCAGCTTTATACCTTTTAGCACCATTGATCATTATATTCCTTTCATATATGGGAATTTTTCTTGCTTTAATCAAAATTACAACTTGGCAAGAACGTTTGAAAGCTCTGAAGACCTGTTTTTCTCACCTGTTTTTAGTAGGGATATATTTCCTGCCAATGTGTTGCTCATACATTGCCGCATTATTGGTTTCTCTCACACCCAATGCAAGGGTCATCAGTACCTCTCTGGCTTATGCTGTTCCACCGATGCTAAATCCTATCATTTATGTTTTAAAGACAGCTGAAATCAAAGAGATAAttcaaaaagtgtttaaaaacaaatctgcACCAATTAGAGAGAACATTTCTAAATGA